A genome region from Anolis carolinensis isolate JA03-04 chromosome 6, rAnoCar3.1.pri, whole genome shotgun sequence includes the following:
- the LOC100551948 gene encoding olfactory receptor 6B1-like, which translates to MSNMEMKNQTRISEFILLGFEDLHYLKIPLFLLFFFIYILTLAGNLLIIILVVTDQHLHIPMYLFLGNLSCLEVCSSSTILPKVLASFLLTNKAILIRDCMLQYFFFCGFTGTECYLLSVMSYDRYIAICKPLHYATLMNNRFCRNMAFVSWLNGFLASAVVVLCMSQLIFCGPNEINHFFCDSPPVLKLSCSDTHAVSMVIFLLSSAFTFPPFILTLISYVCIISTILRISSVAGRQKTFSTCSSHLLVVTIFYGTLMSVYVLPETNKVINLKKIFSLFYTILTPMVNPFIYSLRNQEVKMAAKKLFHKCWTIS; encoded by the coding sequence ATGTCAAACATGGAAATGAAAAATCAAACAAGGATTTCAGAATTCATTCTTCTTGGATTTGAGGATCTACATTATCTGAAAATTCCCCTCTTCCTGCTATTTTTCTTCATTTACATTCTGACATTAGCTGGAAACCTTCTCATCATTATACTTGTTGTAACTGATCAACACCTTCACATCCCAATGTATCTTTTCTTAGGAAACTTGTCTTGCCTGGAAGTTTGTTCCAGTTCAACCATCCTGCCTAAGGTACTGGCCAGCTTCCTACTGACCAACAAAGCCATTTTGATTAGGGATTGCATGTTGCAATATTTTTTCTTCTGTGGGTTTACTGGCACAGAATGTTATCTTCTCTCTGTGATGTCTTATGATCGGTACATAGCAATATGCAAACCACTGCACTATGCCACACTTATGAACAACAGGTTCTGCAGAAACATGGCATTTGTATCTTGGCTAAATGGCTTTCTTGCCAGTGCTGTTGTAGTTTTATGTATGTCACAGCTAATTTTCTGTGGTCCAAATGAAATCAACCATTTCTTCTGTGACTCTCCTCCAGTTTTAAAGCTCTCCTGCAGTGACACACATGCTGTTTCCATGGTGATATTCCTTCTCTCTTCTGCATTTACATTCCCCCCTTTTATCCTCACTTTGATTTCTTATGTGTGCATCATATCGACAATTTTGAGAATATCCTCTGTAGCAGGGAGACAAAAGACCTTCTCTACGTGTTCCTCTCATCTCCTTGTTGTGACCATTTTCTATGGAACTCTCATGTCTGTGTATGTGTTGCCTGAAACCAATAAggtgataaatctgaaaaagaTCTTCTCCCTCTTCTACACCATTTTGACACCTATGGTGAATCCTTTTATCTACAGTCTAAGGAACCAAGAAGTCAAGATGGCTGCAAAGAAACTGTTTCATAAGTGTTGGACAATAAGTtga
- the LOC103279773 gene encoding cytosolic phospholipase A2 gamma gives MLWGFFKMSNVPNIAILGSGGGLRAMIALQGVLAELQKQGLLDAIMYLCGVSGSTWCMSYIYEHEEWVTQFPNLEMMLYEQLTNSSWSAKKAFDALVEPSKDDTYSLTDFWGNVIVNALVHELDEHYFSEERSVSSNGKVPYPIYAAIDSNKLANNSKTCPDLWFEFTPDEAGYIHPGAFVDMRLFGSVFENGKLKEIKAEKNVSYLRGLWGSGIANLKDIEDYIKHLIFEIKNLELEGEEAEEMEKDVEVEESQGSGCDCHSVSNVINHLAHAIEENSHEDYDEHIRKLIKLLEGKYMLSKVEDEPIRFSVSERFQRIIYKETKRSFWDTLRILKKTLSCIIKWKWGTIYNYLYKCTELNDKDLESQEDIQLVDAGLAMNSAYPLVLRPERGVKLILSFDFSAGDPFETVKDAALYCKESQLPFPDIDVSELEKDKDNPSDCYIFQSNNAPVVMHFPLFNIRNCRDKVEDWREKYPSIKISYTEWDIKDLLEAAKTNVKNNTEKILQAMKNLNTV, from the exons atgctttggggtttttttaaaatg AGCAATGTCCCCAATATTGCTATATTAGGTTCAGGTGGAGGTCTGAGAGCCATGATTGCACTTCAGGGTGTTCTGGCAGAACTCCAGAAGCAAGGCTTATTGGATGCTATCATGTATCTCTGTGGAGTATCTGGCTCTACCTG GTGTATGTCATATATCTATGAGCATGAGGAGTGGGTGACACAGTTTCCCAATTTGGAAATGATGTTGTATGAACAACTTACAAACTCATCCTGGAGTGCCAAGAAAGCTTTTGATGCTCTGGTAGAACCAAGTAAAGATGATACATACTCCTTGACTGATTTTTGGGGTAATGTTATTGTGAATGCATTGGTACACGAG CTGGATGAGCATTATTTTTCTGAAGAAAGGAGTGTTTCGTCTAATGGGAAAGTGCCTTACCCCATCTATGCAGCAATAGATTCAAACAAATTAGCTAATAATTCTAAAACTTGTCCAG ATCTATGGTTTGAATTTACTCCTGATGAAGCGGGATACATTCATCCTGGAGCATTTGTGGATATGAGGTTGTTTGGAAGTGTATTTGAGAATGGCAAGCTGAAGGAAATTAAGGCGGAAAAAAACGTTTCCTATTTGAGAG GTTTGTGGGGAAGTGGCATTGCAAATCTCAAAGATATAGAAG ATTATATTAAACATCtgatttttgaaattaaaaatttGG aattagagggagaagaagcggaagaaatggaaaaggatGTAGAAGTAGAAGAATCACAAG GTTCTGGATGTGACTGTCATTCAGTTTCAAATGTAATTAATCACCTGGCGCATGCCATAGAAGAGAACTCCCATGAAGACTATGATGAACACATTAGAAAGTTGATTAAGCTTCTAGAAGGCAAGTA TATGCTGAGCAAAGTAGAAGATGAGCCTATAAGATTTTCTGTCT CTGAGAGATTTCAACGCATCATCtataaagaaacaaaaagaa GCTTTTGGGATACACTGAGAATTCTGAAAAAAACCCTGTCTTGTATCATCAAATGGAAATGGGGGACCATCTACAACTATCTCTATAAATGCA CTGAACTTAATGACAAGGATCTGGAAAGTCAGGAAGACATCCAGCTGGTTGATGCTGGTCTTGCTATGAATTCTGCTTACCCACTTGTCTTGCGTCCAGAGAGAGGGGTGAAACTCATTCTCTCATTTGACTTCAGTGCGGGAGATCCTTTTGAG ACTGTCAAGGATGCAGCCTTGTATTGTAAGGAAAGTCAACTTCCCTTCCCTGATATTGATGTTTCGGAGCTGGAAAAGGATAAAGACAACCCTTCTGATTGCTACATCTTCCAAAGCAACAATGCCCCAGTTGTCATGCACTTCCCACTCTTCAATATACGGAACTGCAGAG ataaAGTTGAAGATTGGAGAGAAAAATATCCCAGCATTAAAATTTCTTATACAGAATGGGATATCAAAGATCTACTGGAAGCAGCAAAAACAAATgtgaagaacaacactgaaaaaatCTTGCAGGCGATGAAAAATCTCAATACTGTTTGA